The sequence TCAGTACATCGGGCAGATGCACACATTTAATTTGAcagattttgcttttttcttttacaccgGATGCCCTTCATGACACAACTGCACCCCAAAGGACACATATCTCCTCCAGGGATCGAACTGGAGGATCTTTTGCTTGTTGGGCGAATGTGTGAACCAAATATTGAAGTTAAATACTAGATAGCGGGAGCAATATGACTCACAGCGTGACTCAGTCCTCCAAAGTGATAGTACCAACAAAGCCCGTTTCTCTATGAACGCTGTACGCCAGGCACTTACTGCTGCTTCACTACTGAGCAGACGCGACCGGCTTCTCTGCCTCAGCACGCAGAGGTAGGACGTGCGAGGGCAAGTCAGATCTCACACTAAATACCTGACTAGTACTGCAGAACGGCAAAAACCTGTACTCCTAGCTTCGATCTTCTCTctgtgagaacattttaaaagggCTTATTCATGCTGACTGGGATTTCTGACGAGCTCCCGCTGAGCTCAAAGAGAAGATGAGAGCGGTTCACTTCAGACGACGCTGCACTGTAAGCCGTTTCCGCAAATTCACTGCAGCCCTGAACTTTTCTGGACTGCGCCCATGTGAGAAAAGAGCAGGAAGCTGTCTGGAAAATTAAAAGCAAGTGTGCGAGCCCCTGCAGTGACATCTGTGTGGGGACACGTGAGAAGGTGAAACATTGGTCAATCGAGGTCAAAACACGCAAACATTATGCGGTTTTCTGTCTACTACGCTTGAAAAAAAATGACTTGGCATTTATGTCGTGTCATTGGTTGATACCAAACCAAGACACAGTATCAGTTTTTGCATCTGACCATGAGGCAAAGGTCAATCAGAACAAAGTCTGATTGGATGCAATGCTTAGAAGAAAGCACCAGTGTGAGAAGCAGCGGCCCAGAGGAAAAAACCTGAAATGAGCAATGGTGCTCACAAAAATAGTATGAAAGTGGTTACTTATCAGCACACATAAAAGAGGAAGCAGTTTGCTGGCTGTTGTTTAACACCTCAcctcacttcttcttcttctttcagtctGCGCGCAGCCTGCTTTGACTGTTTAATTTGCAAGTCCAGTCTGTGTAAGAAGTCTTTGGCTGACAGCTCCTCTGGCTGAGGCTGAGCAGGTCTGGAGTGCTCACGGGGCGGGGAAGGGGGCGGCGAGGGTCCCTCGATGTCCTGCGTGATAATACAAGGTGCGTCTGCCTCCTGGCAAGCCGTGTCACCATCCCCATCAGGAGACTCGAGAGACAGTCCATTAAATATGGAGCGCTTCTCTGACACCACGGGGATGTTGAGGCTGTTCCTCAGGAAGATGCAGTCATTGCTGAACAGCTTATTGGCTCGCTTGATCTGCTCCATCTGGAAgatgacagcaaaaaaaaaaaaaagaaagaaagaaagaaagaaagaaaaagaaagagaaatgttAAAACTCTATTTAATCAATTCTGATGAAATTCTCACTACACACTTATTTTGATGGCACCCCTGCCTCTcatctgaaaagaaaatcatCTTATATCTGCGTATCTATATTTGATagcagtattttaaatacaatcaCTGACCACATGGTTAGTTATACCTTGCTGGTACCGGTTTGAATCGCCTTTTGCCTTCAGGACtgacttaattcttcatggcactgaaaacattcctcagagattttgctccATATTGACTTTAAAGCGTAGCATCATACAGTTGCCGTGGATTTATCGGCTGTACGTCAATAATGAGAATGCCCTGTTCCACCCCGTCAATATGATGCTCCGCTAGATTTAGATcttgtgactgtggaggccatttgagtacaggaAACTCACTGTCACGCTCAAGAAACCAATTTGAGATGACTTGAGCTTTGTGATCCTGCATAAAGCAGCGACAATACTCAGGTAGATGTGACATTCAATCTGATGTACCGTCCACAACCACTGGAGACAAGAGGGACATAAccttttgtgttgtttatgaTCAATTCTGACCCTATCCACACATCTCAGCAGAAATCCAGACTATCTAAACTACAGCCAGGCTCTACCGCCTGGCTGTAGTTTAGATAGGCGGtaaagcaggtcatctactgattggaaggttggtggttcgattcctggcttcccctagtctgcatgccaaatatccttgggcaagatattaaccccaaattgctctccgatgcatccatcggagtatgagtgtgtgtggatgttacttagaaagcacttagaaaaaatgtgcttgtgcaaATGGgtgtgaatgcacaagttgtgcaaagcactttgagtgctcagaagagtagaaaaagcgctatataagaaccagtccatttaccattgttTGAAATCTTCTTTCATCCTATTTTGATGACCCTGTGGAAACTGtaggttttgtttcttgttcttagTTGACAGGAGTGGACCCCAATGtggtcttcttctgctgctgtaggccatctgcttcaagattcAACATGATGTGCACTcaagatgctcttctgcttcttcttgaATGTAACAAGCAGTTATTTGAGTTAATGtttccttcctatcagctcgaaGACGTcaggccattctcctctgatctcTAGCAGCAACGAGGCATTTTCTCCCTGAGGATTGACTCTCGCTCTCTGTTTCTTATTcttcattctctgtaaaccccagagttgtgtgggaaaatcccagtagatcaacggtttctgaaatactcacagCTGCCCATCC comes from Astatotilapia calliptera chromosome 1, fAstCal1.2, whole genome shotgun sequence and encodes:
- the lysmd2 gene encoding lysM and putative peptidoglycan-binding domain-containing protein 2 → MAEFSPVLPMRDGGGRFAQPIFPRSRSGSESESELSQSLARTKIRSYGSTASVTASLGEKYIEHRVTDSDTLQGIALKYGVTMEQIKRANKLFSNDCIFLRNSLNIPVVSEKRSIFNGLSLESPDGDGDTACQEADAPCIITQDIEGPSPPPSPPREHSRPAQPQPEELSAKDFLHRLDLQIKQSKQAARRLKEEEEVRSSEENYAAPTTSYQEI